The Paenibacillus dendritiformis region CAAGCGCTAAAATTTTGGCGATTGCCAGAGAACTGAACTATGTGCCCAATGCTGCGGCAAGAACATTGAAGAAGAGGGAGTCCAAGATCGTAGGCGTGTTCTTAACAGACTTCAAGGGAGATGTATACGGAGAGCTTCTCGACGGAATGAAGGAAGTCTGCAATGCACAGGGCTATGATCTGATCGTGTGCAGCGGCAAGCAGTCCCATCGCATGCTCCCCGAGCGGATGATCGATGGCGCCATTATTTTGGACCAGACATTTTCAAGCGAAGAACTGATTCAATACGCGGACCGCAATCATCGCATCGTCGTGCTGGACCGGGAGCTGGATCATCCGAATATTAATCAGGTGCTGCTGGACAACAAGGCGGGAGCGACACTGGCGACGGAATATTTGGTCGAGCGGGGTCATAAGAAAATTTACGTCGTGACGGGTCCTGACGGCTCGTATGATTCCAATCAGCGGATGAAGGCTGTGAAGCTGGTCGCGAACCGGGCCGAGGATGTGGAATGGATCGAGATTCCGGGCAATTTCAAAAAGAGCGGCGGGGAGCGTGCCGCAGAGCAGATTATACAGGAGTATACAGAGCCGGCAGCTGTCTTCTGCCTCAATGACGATATGGCGATCGGACTGTGCGACCGGCTGGCCGATACCGAATACCGGATTGGCGAGCATATCCATGTTATCGGCTTCGACAACATTGAGCTTACCCGTTACATGCAGCCGCGTCTCGCCACGATCGATTATTCCAAGCAGAAATGGGGCGCGCTGGCCTCGGAGCAGCTCATCAAAATTATTTCCGGGGAAAAGGTGGAGCATGAACGGATTTACGTTACGCTCGTGGAGGGGGAGTCCGTCGGCTGGGGATGATAGGGTTCTCTGAGTGTTAAGTTTGAACCAATTCAAGTAGGGAGAAACGAGGAAGCGCCTCGCGATAAGCTTTTGGCTTATCATGAGGTGCTTCTTTTTTATGTTGTACCAAAGGGAGGAACCGCGAAAATGAATCGTGAGAAAATTGAAGCGCTCATTGACGAACTGACCCCATGTTTTTTTCACAGGGAAACTGGCAAGTGCGGCCCAAAATTGGTAAACCAATACTTCGGGCAGGGGGATTCATAATGACCAGTGATAGCAAAGAAATGGTGGATGCTTTTGAAAAACTGTCTGAGGCGGGAAATGGAGTTCTCGCAATCCCCCCGCAAAACAAAGAGGAGCGTACAGAGCGCGATCGACTCATGCAAGAGTATCTTTCGTAGACGGATTTCGGACAAAGTCATAGCCCAGCGGAAGTAGTCACTTTTGATCAGATAAAAAATATTCTCTCTACTGGTGAGAAGGTGGGTAAGATATCATAAGCGTATTACATATGAAGAGTATGTAAAAGCGAGGGATCCAACCTTTTGAGTCAGTAGTCTTTAGCCCTGAGCGTTGCCGTATAGAATGACTCGCGCAATGCCGATAAAGTATTCTGATTCCCTAATGATATGATCGAGTATAGTTTGGGCTATCGGCTTATTCTTAGCAGCTGAACTATGAGTTTTAATCTGACGGCACAGTTCAATAAATTTCATGCTTTCATCTAGGCAGTATGTCACAAGCTGGATCACCTGTTGATGAAGTTGAGCAGGGACATATTGACTGCGAATCACCGATTCTACGTAACTCACGACTTTTTGATGAGTTCTCGTCAGGGCTTGCTCCCATTGTTTTAGAGCCTCCACATAATGGTTCTCCAAATTTGTTAGAGCCTCTCGAATGACAACTGTGTGCTCGCTCTCTTGCATTTTCCAGAATTCCGCTTCATCCAAAACCCGCAGTGGCATTTGCTGACCATAATAAAATTGCATATCTATCCTCCTCTGTTTTAGAATGCTCTCTTCTCACAATATGGGGCAAACGCTAGGGTTATGACTTGGCAAATTTATAGTAGTCCTCCTGATTCCTGCCTTGATTCGACATCTCCATCGTCGGGAAGCAATTCCCTTCAAGCCAACTTTAGAATTCCCTGCCTTTAGGCATGGGGAGGATCAAATTTGGTATCATTGTAAATGACTGTTCCAACTGTCCGTTGAAGAGTTTGAATCAGGGAGGAGGCAGGATCTTGCCTGCTGCGCGAAATAGATATGTCATTGTCAAATATCTGATTATTGTCGGGGTTATTCTCTTAGGAGGGGCAGCGATTGTTAGTAAAGAGAACAAATCGATGTATATGGGCATGATGCTGCTCTGCATCTCTTTCGGCGTTATCAATGAGGGAATGATTCTGCGGCTCAAGAAAGAAAACAAAGCAAGGGAAATCTCATGTTACATTGCTGGCACATTTGCATTTGTTGTTGCATGGCTTATTTTGCTCGACCTCTTACAAGGGCTTTGATTATGCCCCAGCGGCAGGTTGCGATTCGTTCGCGGCCTGCTTTTTTCTTTTCCCCACCCCAGATCCGAAAAACCAGCCCCCCAATACGAAATATGAGCCCTTATGGACGAAAGTGATCCGATTTACAATAGCAAGAGAGTGATGAAAGTGCTTACAAAAATGGGCTGGAGGCCAAAGAGAGGAGGTTGACAACATGGAGACGCGCGCTTCCATTGAACCCGCCCCTTCGCGGACGGAACGGCATCTCGTGCCCGAAGTTCCTCCTTCCCGTTGGCGCCAATGGCTGAAGAAGATCGGGGCCCAGAAGACGCTGCAGCTGATGGCGCTCCTGGGCGTGGCCTGGATGATTGTGTTCAACTATATTCCGATGTACGGCATTATCATTGCCTTCCAAAATTTCAACATCGTCCGCCCGATTGCCGAAGCGCCTTGGGTCGGACTGGATCATTTCCGGGAGTTCCTGGAGAACGACGATCTGTGGAACGTCCTGACCAACACGCTGGGCATCAGCTTGTTGAAGCTGCTGATCGGTTTTCCGGTGCCGATTCTATTCGCCTTGTTCCTGAACGAGCTTCGTTCGTTCCGCTTCAAGCGGGCCGTGCAGACGATCTCTTATTTGCCCCATTTCCTGTCGTGGGTCATTCTGGGGGGCATCCTGGCGACCTGGCTGTCCGATGTCGGGGTTATCAACAATATCCTGCTCGGGTTGAAGTTGATCCGGGAGCCGACGAACTTCCTGGCGGAGCCAGATTATTTCTGGTCGATTATTATCGCGTCCGACATCTGGAAGGAGCTCGGCTGGTCCGCGATTATTTACTTGGCGGCCATCTCCGGCGTCTCGCCGGAATTGTATGAAGCCGCGACCATCGACGGCGCGGGACGCTTCCAGAAGATGTGGTACGTCACTCTGCCGAGCATCAAAGCCACGATTGCGATCCTGCTCATTCTCGCCGTCAGCGGCGTGCTCAATTCCAACTTCGAGCAGATCCTGGTGCTGCGCAACTCGCTGAACGAGAGCGCCAGCAATGTCATCGACATTTTCGTCTACCAGACCGGCATCGTGTCCGGCAGGTATTCCTATGCGACGGCAGTCAATCTGATGAAGTCGGTCATTGCCTTCTTCCTGCTGCTGCTGGCGAACTATGCTTCGCGCAAGATCAATGACACTTCCTTATTCTAGCGACACATTCCAATGACAGAAGGCGGTGGAAATCCATGTCATCCTCACGCGCGCCGCGGCT contains the following coding sequences:
- a CDS encoding ABC transporter permease, whose translation is METRASIEPAPSRTERHLVPEVPPSRWRQWLKKIGAQKTLQLMALLGVAWMIVFNYIPMYGIIIAFQNFNIVRPIAEAPWVGLDHFREFLENDDLWNVLTNTLGISLLKLLIGFPVPILFALFLNELRSFRFKRAVQTISYLPHFLSWVILGGILATWLSDVGVINNILLGLKLIREPTNFLAEPDYFWSIIIASDIWKELGWSAIIYLAAISGVSPELYEAATIDGAGRFQKMWYVTLPSIKATIAILLILAVSGVLNSNFEQILVLRNSLNESASNVIDIFVYQTGIVSGRYSYATAVNLMKSVIAFFLLLLANYASRKINDTSLF
- a CDS encoding LacI family DNA-binding transcriptional regulator, with the protein product MVSIKDIAKKAGVSISTVSYALNGSSKVTDETSAKILAIARELNYVPNAAARTLKKRESKIVGVFLTDFKGDVYGELLDGMKEVCNAQGYDLIVCSGKQSHRMLPERMIDGAIILDQTFSSEELIQYADRNHRIVVLDRELDHPNINQVLLDNKAGATLATEYLVERGHKKIYVVTGPDGSYDSNQRMKAVKLVANRAEDVEWIEIPGNFKKSGGERAAEQIIQEYTEPAAVFCLNDDMAIGLCDRLADTEYRIGEHIHVIGFDNIELTRYMQPRLATIDYSKQKWGALASEQLIKIISGEKVEHERIYVTLVEGESVGWG
- a CDS encoding DUF2935 domain-containing protein; amino-acid sequence: MQFYYGQQMPLRVLDEAEFWKMQESEHTVVIREALTNLENHYVEALKQWEQALTRTHQKVVSYVESVIRSQYVPAQLHQQVIQLVTYCLDESMKFIELCRQIKTHSSAAKNKPIAQTILDHIIRESEYFIGIARVILYGNAQG